ATTGAGAAAATGAAACGATGATGCCATTACGTCTTTCGGATCCCTGAAACAGCCGATCACTTTTCCATTTTGTGCCAAATGCTCTTTCGGCAAATATCGATACGGCATGTGAGAATACAGTACTCTTGGAGATGCTTCCGTCTCAACAGCGTCGATGTCCAAAAGTTCTATTGGAAAATCCATGTAATCTTTAACCATATATTCAGCTTTTCCTTTCATCAACATGGTGACGATTTCCCTCACCCAATGTGTCCCTGTGTAAAGAAAAAAGTGTTGTTTTCTTAAATTCCTTGAGTTGATAATTCGCAAAGCGCAAGTCAGGAATTTAAGCATCACGCtttaataaatgaaaacaaaataattttctttcatTAAACTTATATGCATTTTATTGAATGCCACCGTGTCAAGCATAATGATGACTGGATACTTCTTCCTTTTATCTGTTTAGATATTACCCAGCCgttttcatttaatttcctAAAGTTTCTGTAAGTCCTATAGATTTCTCATGTATAATGATCTGTCTTTTCTTTCTTAAAGATACATTTCTCTGTATTTACGTCATTACTTATAAAGAAATACTGGGTGCACATACATATCTCGTAAAAgacatgtcatttatatatattacattaaatgCTCAACAGGTGTTCTCTTATACTTTTATGTTCatagttaatatttcagtttgtCAGTTTGTTTTTGTCTTGATAATTGCTTCTTCACAACCTGGTCCAGACTCAccaaatatcatacaattacaCACGAGACAGGGTTGTGTCGTGCAATGAAACAATGACCTACTTACATAAAGAGATGTCTTGAAATTCCGATATTTGAAACGAAGCATGTCATGTACcatttaaaaaaagtgtttaagTGTATATATGGACAGAGTAGGGTATCACGTTATTGCCACTACAGGTGTGACACAGAAAGGGGAGCGATACAGTATGGCAGCGTCATTTAATCGCCTTCTACCGTGGAGACGACGACGTCAATAAAATATGACGCCAAAGGTGGACCTAAACTTGCAATGGTTCAACAGAAGTATATGTCATAATTTTAAAAACGTGTAAAGGCgcatttaagtttttttttcacctGCTCCGAATTCTCTTGAATTTTGCCATGCATTTCGTTAAATTCACCTCTGAAAACTCGTAATGTGCCATTACAGGATACTACTGAATGTGTGGTGTCGGAGGTTTGTGGTCATTCAACTCAAAAGTATCTCTGAACTCATTAACCTTGTTTACGTGTGAGATACCTGCGGTACACTTgtgctataaatagattttcacCTGTGTGATCAGGTTAGGTGTCCatattgtcatgtttttgtcacgGTCTACTGCGTTACGCACTTGCATTCTATCACTCACCATGGGCAATACGTCTAAAAAGTGTAAACAGATGAGCAGTGCCAGTGGTAGTAGTGAAAGTAGCGTTaataatatcacagacacacTTTCTGTTAGCAATATTTTGAAGGAAGCAAATGAGGTTGTACACCAATCTAGACAGCGTCACTTAATAATATTCGCGTGTGGATAGGACCACGTCAATAATATTATGCCAAGATTAAGGATTCGTGAACCTGATATTCCAATACTTCAATAGAAGTACGTGTATGGCATGTATTATTTTAATATCGTGTTTAAGAGTATTTATGGCATGGATAGGGTATCTCGTTATTACACTCTGCAGGTGTGCCGCAGcaataatattaaatactgtaatacaaaataataaaaaagcaATCAAAATGAATTAAGGTGGAAGTCTCACACAAACCCCTCTTTTCCAAGGTtcaattttctttataattgttttatgcAATAACAATTATGTAATACACATCTTAAGTcaaagtttcaaagaaattgaaCCTTATGTTTTTCTATGTTGACattcaataataaaaaataaataaaaatcttttaatGCAAAAATCATTATGAAGAAAGTTCACCCCATAAACATATGAAATTCACCAAACTGTATTATAAATGCTGATGTATTATTGAATTACATCTTTCATTATGGGGGAAGCATCGTCGATAAAAATAAGAGAAATAGAGATCCTTTTTAATGTCTAAAATTCCAAACTAAACCAATCCAAATCAATCAAATCTCATAGATTCAACTTGAATAAAAAGCTACCGatataatacaaattacaaaataataaacctTTATTTAACAAGATACATCAAATTGTATTACCCACTCCCCCgtattcattttcatttagCTTCTTTTTGTGGTATTTAAAATGTCGCAGCCATTCAAAGCTTTTTTGGTACACATCTAGCATTCTTGGTCAAATTATGCGGACAAAATACACACATTGGTTATATTTTAGTATTTGGCATTCTTTTGTGGCTGTCGTGTGGTTTTTGATATAAACAATCACGGTTCATAATTCTTGAAACGTAAATACCCTGAAGATCAAGACATCGATGCTACAAAGGCTGTCTTTCTCAGAACGAGACCATGATATCGATAATCGTGTGTTTACAAATACTGTTGCCCctataatcaaaacaatattgaaatCCATATAAACAACATTGTACATAAGAACAACATTAACAATGTTTACTTTGGAAAcgtaaaatcaaatatattattatcTAACGTTTAGCTTTATTTCAGAAGATAAAATAAATCAGATTATTTACAGGGAAATAATCAGTATTTGTTCAGCCAAATTACtatattataaatgtttttCATGTACTGATTGTAATACTTTTCATGAGTTCATATTTGGTTTTGGTGGCATacggattttttttattaaaacaaatatcatgcTTATGGAATTTTCATTGAATatactttttatatatacagggtctagtaagtaataacgacggtataatccaatataggtactggacCTAACAAACAGATATTCGAACATCTATTTATAtctacatgcatatatatacattagttTAATTCATTTGGCTCTACTGGGTATAACTCTCAGTTTGTGATGGAAGGCACCTGTTTTAGTGTCCGTTGTACAACCCTTATATTCATTAGTTAAACACTATCAATAAATCAAACTAATCCTTTGACTATACCTGAAAGTGGTATAAAATTATGCATATTTGGAATTTCAGCAGGCACGACAActtgaaaaatattaatattacattgtggAGACAGACataaaaaattgtatttgtaaGGGACCTGATTATTACTGAGAAAACAAATCAGTAGAGAGAAAATTCGTCAAAGATTTTCCACGCAACAATAATTGCCATGTggaatattgtaattatatatgatatgatattcgAATACGTTACCACTTCTTGGATACGACATGATGAAGACGTCGCCTTTGCGATACGTTAGATTTTGTATCTTCTCAAGTTGGTCTGACACATTCCCATCGCACAGAATAGGAAAGTTGACACCCTCAAACCTCTTGTGCTGGACCTCAATCTTCCCTAGTGTGACACCGACGACCTCCATCTCCCTGGCGATTATAGACCAGACTCAATTACCAAATACCGGGTTGTATAACGattgaaataaatagaaatCTGGGAATATATACTATCACCCcttacacacacaaacacataccaCAAATAATAGagaaacaaataaatgaaaaaaatatcggaacacaattatatacatttctatgtataattctttatatataaagttgTTGATATCTGTCTGTCTTATGTAAAACTGTTGTTGATAAATGTGTTAATATTTTGTGTCTCTTTTACGATCCGTTGTattatacaggtgtaaatattTTGTGTCCTCTGTACGACTTTTCGTATATAAATAAGTTGGtatcttgtgtcttttgtacaattaaTTGTAGATAAAGGTGTCCATATCTTGTgttatttgtacaattctttgtatgtaaatgtgttaATAATTTGTGGGTTTTGTACAATTCTTTGTATATAAAGCTTTTAATAaattgtgtcttttgtaaattCCTATACAAGTAATGTATTAGTGGCACGAAGCAAAATATTGCATTATAGTTTAAAACAAGTCCAGAGAGCTAAAAAACAAACAGGTAGGAATAGCCACGCAGTATCCCAATGATTCATTGCATTGTTCGTAAATGAGTCTAACAGTTGTGTACTATCAGTCTAAACCTAAtgtactaccagtctaaacctagtgtactgtaagtctaaacctagtgtactaccagtctaaacctagtgtactaccagtctaaacctagtgtactgtaagtctaaacctagtgtactaccagtctaaatctagtgtactaccagtctaaacctagtgtactaccagtccaaacctagtgtactaccagtctaaacctagtgtactaccagtctaaatctagtgtactaccagtctaaacctagtgtactaccagtctaaacctagtgtactaccagtctaaacctaATGTACTACCAGTCTAAATCTAGTGTACTACCAGTC
This genomic stretch from Pecten maximus chromosome 16, xPecMax1.1, whole genome shotgun sequence harbors:
- the LOC117345165 gene encoding sulfotransferase family cytosolic 1B member 1-like isoform X2 is translated as MEVVGVTLGKIEVQHKRFEGVNFPILCDGNVSDQLEKIQNLTYRKGDVFIMSYPRSGTHWVREIVTMLMKGKAEYMVKDYMDFPIELLDIDAVETEASPRVLYSHMPYRYLPKEHLAQNGKVIGCFRDPKDVMASSFHFLNNLLANSISWDIFFEAGLKGDVTYGSWFEWRDQWKTALEQHENNPPLTVQYEEASKNLAAHVTRIAEYLQVTYTDDLIEDIAHACEFKNMKAAKSKTKANMMKRIDEGIRKSETISLGDVNEDILENSAIRKALYDCD